The sequence GGTTTCGGCGTCTCAGCTCTTCAAACTGTTCCCGGGTGTCCATGGCGGAAGCCGGTACCGGAGGCCTCTCCCCTGCCGCGGCGTTTCAGGCCAGGACCTTTCGCCGGTTCCAGTCGGCCAGGAACTTTTCCAGGCCAATGTCCGTCAGGGGGTGCTTCATCAGTTGCTCCAGCACCTTGGCCGGCAGCGTGGCGATTTCGGCGCCCATCTTGGCCGCCTCCACCACGTGGACCGGGTTTCGAACCGAGGCCACCAGGACCTCCGTGTCGAAGTCGTAGTTCTCGTACATGAGCAGGATTTCGGAGATGAGCCCCATTCCTTCCTGGGAGATATCGTCGAGCCTGCCGATGAACGGGCTCACGATGGCCGCTCCGTTCTTGGCCGCCAGCAGCGCCTGGCCTGGACTGAAGATCAGCGTGACGTTGACCGAAATGCCTTCCTGGGAGACGACGTTGAGCGCCTTGAGACCTTCGCGGATCATGGGCAGCTTGACGTAGACGTTCTTGTGGAGGCTGGAGAGATGACGCGCCTCTTCGATCATGCCTCTGGCGTCGGTGGAGACGACTTCCAGATTGACGGGTCCGTCCACGAGTTCGCAGATCTCCAGGGCCAACTCCTCAAGATCCCGCCCTTCCTTGGCGATCAGGCTGGGATTCGTGGTGACCCCGTCGACCAGGCCGAGTTCGACTCCCCTGCGGATCTCTTCCAGGTTGGCGGTGTCGAGGAAAAATTTCATGAGACCTCCTTCCCCTCAGTTTCGGACGGCGATGCTGGCCTCCGG is a genomic window of Acidobacteriota bacterium containing:
- the fsa gene encoding fructose-6-phosphate aldolase; this translates as MKFFLDTANLEEIRRGVELGLVDGVTTNPSLIAKEGRDLEELALEICELVDGPVNLEVVSTDARGMIEEARHLSSLHKNVYVKLPMIREGLKALNVVSQEGISVNVTLIFSPGQALLAAKNGAAIVSPFIGRLDDISQEGMGLISEILLMYENYDFDTEVLVASVRNPVHVVEAAKMGAEIATLPAKVLEQLMKHPLTDIGLEKFLADWNRRKVLA